In Nostoc piscinale CENA21, the genomic stretch TAACTCGACTTTTGGCGAATGGTATTAGTTTTAGCGATCGGCATAAAGTAGCGTAAACTGCTCATCACTGTGTACCTACCATGCCAGAACTCAATCAAAATCAACACCTGGGGACGGGCTGGTCGTTTCCGTTGCGGGTGAATGTCCAAGGAGGTCTGCAACTAAGTAAGGCCGATCGCAATATTGAAGAGTCGATGATGCTGATTTTGCGTACCGAATTGGGTGAACGCGTCTATCGTCCTAATTTTGGTTCGCGGTTGTCTGAGTTGACTTTTGCACCGATGAACACTCAAACTTTATTACTTTTACGTCTACACGTCCAAGAAGCTTTGGAAATGTGGGAACCGCGCATTGTTTTAGATGCGGTGCGTGCTGACCCCGATCCCCTGCGAGGTCGTGTAGATATTGTGATTGAATATCATCCCAAAGATAGTCATGATTCGCGGAGTTTAGTATTTCCGTTTTATTTGAATGGGCAATAAAAAGGCAGGAGGCAGAAGGCAGGAGGAGTATTAAATACTCAGCACTCAGCACTTTTAACTCAGCACTCAGCAATCAGCACTTTTAACTCAGCACTTTTATTAATATTGTGGAATTTGATTTTTTACCGAAGTTACCAAAGTCTAATTTAGACGATCGCACTTTTAAAGATTTAGTTGATGAGTGTATTCTGCGGATTCCCCGCTATTGTCCAGAATGGACGAATTATAACCCCAGTGACCCAGGTATCACGTTAATTGAGCTATTTGCTTGGTTGACTGACCAAATGTTGCTGCGGTTTAATGAAGTACCAAAGCGCAATTACATTACTTTTTTAGAGTTATTGGGTGTTAGGTTGCAAGCACCTGCGCCTGCGGTGGCGGATATTACTTTTTATCTCAGTGCGGCTTTACCGGATACTTATACGATTCCGGCTGGGGTGGAGGTAGCAACAATTCGCACGGAAACAGAAGAGGCGATCGCATTCACTACAGATCGGCCTTTAATTATTGATAAACCGCAAATTCGCCACTTTCTCACCTGTCCCACTGCTGATCAAAAACCGGAAATTTTGCGCGATCGCTTTACTAATTTATGGACGATGCGCTCTGATGGTGAGTGGTATGGTAGAGAGTTGGCACTGTTTGAAGAACAACCCCAGCCAGGAAACACTTTTTATTTAGTGATTGATGGGGAATCGCAATGTGAAGGGAATGTTCTCGCACTGC encodes the following:
- a CDS encoding GPW/gp25 family protein — its product is MPELNQNQHLGTGWSFPLRVNVQGGLQLSKADRNIEESMMLILRTELGERVYRPNFGSRLSELTFAPMNTQTLLLLRLHVQEALEMWEPRIVLDAVRADPDPLRGRVDIVIEYHPKDSHDSRSLVFPFYLNGQ